One stretch of Nitrospirota bacterium DNA includes these proteins:
- a CDS encoding dihydropteroate synthase has protein sequence MLVIGEKINVLAPAVYESLVSGDLSRVVSLAILQAESGADMLDVNIGPDIAGGERLMRDVVEVIQQSVDVPLCLNGTPEMIEAGLGVHRGRAIINGVTGDRERMGRLLSLASEFNAGIIGMTLPERGYAGSINERCSIAMDIIEEAVRYDIMQSDVYLDPVLASFSMNPDALTEAAVAGRLFKETFPEVKTLVGLSNISQGLKGENRSIMNSSALGVLAGAGLDAAIMNPLDRFVMETAKTVKLLCAGGIYCDAYLCG, from the coding sequence ATGCTGGTTATAGGTGAAAAGATAAATGTGCTGGCCCCTGCTGTATATGAGAGTCTTGTATCCGGAGACCTTTCCCGGGTTGTCAGCCTTGCCATTTTGCAGGCTGAATCAGGTGCAGATATGCTGGATGTGAATATCGGGCCTGATATTGCCGGTGGAGAGCGGCTTATGAGGGATGTGGTTGAGGTTATCCAGCAGAGTGTGGATGTGCCCCTCTGTCTTAATGGAACGCCTGAAATGATAGAGGCAGGGCTTGGTGTTCACAGGGGAAGGGCAATAATAAACGGGGTTACCGGTGACAGGGAGAGGATGGGGAGACTGCTTTCCCTTGCATCTGAGTTCAATGCCGGTATCATAGGCATGACCCTTCCGGAAAGGGGTTATGCAGGCAGTATAAACGAGAGGTGCAGCATTGCAATGGATATCATTGAGGAGGCTGTCCGGTATGACATTATGCAGTCTGACGTCTACCTTGACCCTGTACTTGCTTCGTTTTCGATGAATCCTGACGCACTGACCGAGGCAGCTGTTGCTGGCCGTCTTTTTAAGGAGACCTTTCCGGAGGTAAAGACCCTGGTGGGGTTGAGCAATATCTCACAGGGGCTGAAAGGGGAAAACAGGTCCATCATGAACAGTTCCGCACTTGGAGTGCTGGCAGGTGCAGGTCTTGATGCCGCAATTATGAATCCGCTTGACAGGTTCGTTATGGAGACGGCAAAGACCGTAAAGCTCCTGTGTGCCGGAGGCATATACTGCGATGCCTATCTCTGCGGATAA
- a CDS encoding BrnT family toxin, which yields MMQFEFDPEKSNSNRKKHGIDFSEAQSLWEDPDLIEIPVKCSDEPRFVVIGKISGKHWSGVITYRGEKVRIISVRRSRKEEVYIYES from the coding sequence ATTATGCAATTTGAATTTGATCCGGAAAAGAGCAACAGCAACAGGAAAAAACACGGGATTGACTTCAGCGAAGCACAGTCGCTGTGGGAAGATCCTGACTTAATCGAGATACCTGTAAAATGCAGTGACGAGCCGAGATTTGTTGTTATTGGAAAGATATCGGGGAAACATTGGTCTGGAGTAATTACTTATCGAGGAGAAAAGGTAAGGATCATTTCAGTAAGACGATCACGAAAAGAGGAGGTTTATATATATGAAAGCTAA
- a CDS encoding type II toxin-antitoxin system RelE/ParE family toxin produces MGSYEVQWKHSAEKDLRSIDKQYIPRILEAIESLFDNPFTSQYRKLQGAESSYRIRVGDYRVIYQVDTEKKLIVIYHVRHRKDIYRK; encoded by the coding sequence ATGGGCTCTTATGAAGTTCAGTGGAAGCATTCTGCTGAAAAAGACTTGAGAAGCATTGACAAGCAATATATCCCTCGCATTCTTGAAGCTATTGAATCCCTTTTTGACAATCCATTTACATCTCAATATCGTAAGCTTCAGGGTGCTGAGTCAAGCTACCGTATTCGCGTTGGAGATTATCGTGTAATATATCAGGTTGATACTGAAAAGAAATTAATTGTTATTTATCATGTTCGTCACAGAAAAGATATTTATCGTAAATAA
- a CDS encoding ribonucleoside triphosphate reductase yields the protein MFKEIRKRDGKTVKFNAEKITNAIAKAGAATGEFDGEVAGRLMLRVLNLAAQVMGNRVPAVEEIQDIVEEVLLSSVYRRTAKAYILYREQHARIRKITTKADIDLVDHYLKQLDWKVNENSNMGFSLQGLNNYISSEISMIYWLNKIYPPEVRKAHLDGDFHIHDLNILSVYCVGWDLHDLLFQGFKGASGKIESSPARHFRSALGQVVNFFYTLQGEAAGAQAFSNFDTLLSPFIRYDGLGFREVKQALQEFVFNINVPTRVGFQTPFTNITLDLTVPKNFTDQPVVAGGRMRDETYGEFQKEMDLFNRAFLEVMLEGDAKGRVFTFPIPTYNITKDFDWDNPNLDILWEVTARYGIPYFSNFINSDMKPEDARSMCCRLRLDNRELQKRGGGLFGANPLTGSIGVVTINMPRLGYSAKDADEFIALLDRLMVMAKESLEIKRKVLEKFTEGNLYPYAKYYLRSVKERFDEYWKNHFSTIGLIGMNEACLNLINKGIASPEGHAFTLRVMDFMREKLVGFQEETGNSYNLEATPAEGTSYRLARIDKDRFPGIVCANEVQYRTFNAEPFYTNSTQLPVDFTDDIFEVLDHQATVQQRYTGGTVLHFFIGEKIEDTGALKRLVKTVCEQYHLPYFTVTPTFSVCPVDGYIAGEFAECPRCHEETEIYSRIVGYLRPVRQWNKGKKEEFRTRKEFELA from the coding sequence ATGTTTAAGGAGATACGGAAACGGGACGGCAAGACAGTAAAATTCAATGCAGAGAAGATTACTAATGCAATTGCAAAAGCCGGTGCTGCAACCGGAGAGTTTGATGGCGAAGTTGCCGGACGGCTGATGCTCAGGGTGCTGAATCTGGCAGCACAGGTTATGGGCAACAGGGTTCCTGCTGTAGAGGAGATTCAGGATATCGTTGAAGAGGTGCTTCTGTCTTCTGTTTACCGCAGAACCGCCAAGGCGTATATACTTTACAGGGAGCAACATGCCAGGATCAGGAAGATTACTACGAAGGCGGACATCGACCTTGTTGACCATTACCTGAAGCAGCTTGACTGGAAGGTTAATGAAAACAGCAATATGGGCTTTTCTCTCCAGGGGCTGAATAACTACATCTCTTCAGAGATCAGCATGATTTACTGGCTGAACAAGATATACCCTCCTGAGGTCAGGAAGGCCCATCTTGACGGAGATTTTCATATCCACGATCTAAACATCCTTTCTGTGTACTGCGTCGGGTGGGACCTTCATGACCTTTTGTTTCAGGGTTTTAAAGGTGCCTCAGGCAAGATAGAGAGCAGTCCGGCAAGGCATTTCAGGAGCGCGCTGGGCCAGGTGGTCAACTTCTTCTACACCCTTCAGGGAGAGGCAGCTGGTGCGCAGGCATTTTCCAATTTTGACACCCTTCTCAGTCCCTTTATAAGATACGACGGCCTGGGCTTCAGGGAGGTCAAGCAGGCCCTTCAGGAGTTTGTCTTCAATATAAACGTTCCGACAAGGGTGGGGTTTCAGACACCCTTTACCAACATCACCCTTGACCTTACGGTTCCGAAAAACTTTACAGACCAGCCTGTTGTTGCAGGCGGCAGAATGCGGGATGAGACCTACGGGGAGTTCCAGAAAGAGATGGACCTCTTCAACAGGGCTTTTTTAGAGGTGATGCTTGAGGGCGATGCCAAGGGCAGGGTCTTTACCTTTCCCATCCCCACCTACAATATCACGAAGGATTTCGATTGGGATAACCCTAACCTTGATATCCTGTGGGAGGTGACTGCCAGATATGGTATTCCCTATTTCTCGAACTTCATCAACTCGGATATGAAGCCGGAGGATGCCCGTTCCATGTGCTGCAGACTTAGGCTCGACAACCGCGAGCTTCAGAAGCGGGGAGGCGGGCTCTTTGGTGCAAACCCCCTGACCGGTTCAATCGGTGTGGTCACCATCAACATGCCGAGGCTCGGATATTCAGCTAAGGATGCGGATGAGTTTATTGCCCTCCTGGACAGGCTGATGGTCATGGCCAAAGAGAGCCTTGAGATAAAAAGAAAGGTTCTGGAGAAGTTTACTGAAGGCAACCTTTATCCCTATGCAAAGTACTACCTCAGGAGTGTCAAGGAACGCTTTGATGAGTACTGGAAGAATCACTTCTCCACCATCGGTCTTATAGGGATGAACGAGGCGTGTCTGAATCTCATCAACAAGGGGATTGCATCTCCGGAAGGGCATGCCTTTACGCTCAGGGTGATGGATTTTATGAGGGAAAAGCTGGTGGGGTTCCAGGAAGAGACCGGGAATAGCTATAACCTTGAGGCAACCCCGGCAGAGGGGACTTCTTACCGGCTGGCAAGGATTGACAAGGACAGGTTTCCCGGGATTGTCTGTGCCAATGAGGTTCAGTACCGTACATTTAATGCAGAGCCTTTTTATACAAATTCCACACAGTTGCCCGTGGATTTTACGGACGATATATTTGAGGTGCTTGATCATCAGGCCACGGTACAGCAGCGATACACCGGCGGAACAGTGCTGCATTTCTTTATCGGTGAGAAGATAGAGGATACCGGGGCACTGAAGAGACTTGTAAAGACGGTCTGTGAACAATATCACCTCCCCTACTTTACCGTTACCCCAACGTTCAGTGTCTGCCCTGTGGACGGATACATTGCCGGGGAGTTTGCAGAGTGTCCCCGCTGTCATGAGGAGACGGAGATTTATTCCCGCATAGTCGGCTATCTCCGGCCTGTGAGACAGTGGAACAAGGGAAAGAAGGAGGAGTTCAGGACCCGGAAGGAGTTTGAGCTGGCATGA
- a CDS encoding class II fructose-bisphosphate aldolase, whose product MATEIFKDLVELKNDTVLVKDKQGIKNLMDTAIYDAVFEADDEKKRAKLIFIKEVAKACGAVPSSIQGLYEEMGREYPGFTVPAINIRGLTYDVARAIFRKALQMNVGALIFEIARSEIGYTKQRPLEYSTVVLAAAVREGFEGPVFVQGDHFQLVRRYFLDNPGAETDYIKGLIAEAVEAEFYNIDIDSSTLVDLDKPTVKEQQRPNFEKTAELSEYIRGIQPSGLDVSIGGEIGEIGKKNSNPEELRAYLDGFKETFKGEKGLSKLSVQTGTSHGGVVLPDGSLAEVKIDFETLRSLSEIARKEYGLSGCVQHGASTLPDTAFHMFPETGTSEVHLATGFQNMIYDSKHLPEEFRAEVYNFIKQEYAKDKKEGQTEEQFIYSTRKKGFGPLKKKWWDLPSNVKEPIMKELEAKFELLFDKLKVGNSSEIVNRTVKPVIVGKELSGS is encoded by the coding sequence ATGGCTACAGAAATATTTAAGGATCTTGTTGAGCTTAAGAATGACACTGTCCTTGTAAAGGACAAGCAGGGAATCAAGAATCTCATGGATACGGCTATTTATGATGCAGTTTTCGAGGCTGACGATGAGAAAAAGAGAGCAAAGCTTATCTTTATCAAGGAAGTTGCAAAGGCTTGCGGTGCTGTGCCTTCCTCCATCCAGGGACTATATGAGGAGATGGGAAGGGAATACCCGGGCTTTACTGTCCCGGCGATAAACATAAGAGGGCTTACCTATGATGTGGCAAGGGCAATCTTCAGGAAGGCGCTTCAGATGAATGTGGGAGCCCTCATATTTGAGATTGCGCGGTCAGAGATTGGATATACAAAGCAGAGGCCTCTGGAGTACTCCACCGTGGTCCTGGCTGCTGCGGTCCGGGAGGGGTTTGAAGGCCCGGTTTTTGTTCAGGGAGACCATTTTCAGCTGGTCAGACGGTATTTTCTTGATAACCCGGGTGCAGAGACAGACTACATAAAAGGGCTAATAGCAGAGGCTGTGGAGGCAGAGTTCTACAACATTGATATCGATTCATCCACCCTTGTTGATCTCGACAAACCCACTGTAAAAGAGCAGCAGCGGCCGAATTTTGAGAAGACCGCAGAACTGTCGGAATACATAAGAGGGATTCAGCCCTCTGGTCTGGACGTCTCAATCGGTGGGGAAATAGGAGAAATCGGCAAAAAGAACAGTAACCCCGAGGAATTGAGGGCTTATCTTGACGGGTTTAAAGAGACTTTTAAGGGTGAAAAAGGGTTGAGTAAACTGAGTGTCCAGACAGGCACCAGCCATGGCGGTGTTGTCCTGCCGGATGGCAGTCTTGCCGAGGTCAAGATAGATTTTGAGACATTAAGGAGCCTTTCCGAGATTGCAAGAAAGGAATACGGCCTTTCAGGCTGTGTCCAGCACGGTGCTTCAACACTGCCTGATACCGCCTTCCATATGTTCCCTGAGACCGGGACTTCAGAGGTCCATCTGGCCACGGGATTTCAGAACATGATATATGACAGCAAACACCTTCCAGAGGAGTTCAGGGCAGAGGTGTACAATTTTATAAAACAGGAGTATGCCAAGGATAAAAAAGAGGGACAGACCGAGGAGCAGTTTATATACAGCACAAGAAAGAAGGGGTTTGGACCATTGAAGAAGAAATGGTGGGACCTGCCTTCAAATGTAAAGGAGCCTATCATGAAGGAGCTGGAAGCGAAGTTTGAGCTTCTATTTGATAAGCTGAAAGTAGGAAATTCCTCGGAGATAGTTAACAGGACGGTAAAGCCCGTGATTGTAGGGAAGGAACTGTCCGGTAGTTAG
- a CDS encoding anaerobic ribonucleoside-triphosphate reductase activating protein, with protein MTIGGLQKFSLIDYPGQISAIVFMQGCNFRCVYCYNQELVYPHLFKEPIPENEILSFLDSRKGLLDGVVVTGGEPLLQSDLEDFLREVRDMGYQIKLDTNGSRPDRLEELVRAGLVDYMAMDYKAPLSRYAGVTGVESNKEKIRRSIEVITGSGLSYEIRTTVFSGLGMSDLLDMMTELQFMNVESYFLQVFRSFPGCREDLSPEYPDIECLHENLAGSGYFWKRCGIRNINLESGIKGFRKRYDRV; from the coding sequence ATGACGATTGGAGGTCTTCAGAAATTCTCTTTAATAGATTATCCCGGACAAATCAGTGCCATTGTCTTTATGCAGGGCTGTAATTTCAGATGTGTCTACTGTTATAACCAGGAGCTTGTTTACCCGCATTTGTTTAAGGAACCGATACCGGAAAATGAAATCCTCTCCTTTCTTGACAGTAGAAAGGGGCTGCTCGATGGAGTGGTCGTGACAGGCGGAGAGCCTCTCCTTCAGTCCGATCTTGAGGATTTCCTCCGGGAGGTGAGGGATATGGGGTATCAGATAAAACTGGACACCAACGGCTCAAGGCCTGACAGGCTTGAGGAGTTGGTGAGAGCGGGGCTTGTTGATTATATGGCAATGGACTATAAGGCTCCACTCAGCAGATACGCAGGGGTCACCGGAGTGGAGAGCAATAAAGAGAAGATACGCCGGTCAATTGAAGTAATAACAGGAAGCGGACTTTCCTACGAGATAAGAACAACCGTCTTCAGTGGGCTGGGCATGAGTGATCTCCTTGATATGATGACGGAGTTACAGTTCATGAATGTGGAGAGTTATTTTCTTCAGGTCTTCCGGTCTTTTCCAGGATGCAGGGAAGACCTCTCTCCGGAATATCCGGATATTGAGTGCCTGCATGAAAATCTTGCAGGTTCCGGATACTTTTGGAAGAGATGCGGAATCAGAAATATAAACCTGGAATCAGGAATAAAAGGTTTTAGGAAGCGATATGATAGAGTCTGA
- a CDS encoding CopG family antitoxin — translation MKAKEFDKNFDEGRDISKYLDLSKARRPEQEQRRVNVDFPLWMIQLLDKEARRLGVPRQSIIKVWIAERLEKAS, via the coding sequence ATGAAAGCTAAGGAGTTTGACAAGAACTTTGATGAAGGCAGGGATATTTCCAAATACCTTGATCTTTCAAAAGCGAGAAGACCTGAGCAGGAACAGAGAAGAGTAAATGTGGATTTTCCTTTATGGATGATTCAGTTACTGGATAAGGAAGCAAGACGTTTAGGTGTGCCCCGGCAATCCATTATCAAGGTCTGGATTGCTGAACGCCTTGAGAAGGCCTCCTGA
- a CDS encoding TonB-dependent receptor: protein MKATHLLYPVLITLCILFIVTTASAGDDTTGNDVNAMEEIVVTATRTEMPKKEVPQVVDVITSEEIKATAGDTLSEQLKKNSNVDVIEYPGALSGISIRGFRPEFSGITKHSLLLIDGRPAGATNLATILMDNVERIEVLKGPASSLYGAEAMGGVINIITKKTIGPLTGSAELGGGSFDTNFEKLAAGGRLADWLDFDLTLRNYTQVSDMKLGDGEGIRPGTSYKTRYGSLRLGSDLSPGWRLDIKGDLYKGIDIETPGALFYGDLQQSRKDIVRYGGDMQLRRVWGQNESRVTVFASNESSEYYKKYVYDYSVGSYVLAEPYKNYESATRWQGVQIQNATHWRTHQFTVGADYQDIEEERKSYKQDGTRKAPYSPDDERENWAVFGDTLWKFLDNRLILNAGLRYDYFNVETKETPYKTDFYPASENFDTINPRFGIKYFISSILNLHSTLGKAFVPPNAYQMAGYSERIVGGTTMITQGNPDLGPEKSWTWDIGVGLDRNDWGLSLDTTYFLTRVDDKITRKKDGNITTFENAAEARMEGMEVELKWDAGVFFKWDRSVSFFTNATRLFEATEKIPGEEEDNIHNVARWKVNYGLSYDDGRVNTRLLARYVGSRKDYDWYTPGYPEITYKGFTVVDLVAGIKFKKQQELTLKVNNIFDEYYYEKPEFPLSGRAWYLSYRVSL, encoded by the coding sequence ATGAAAGCAACGCATCTTTTGTATCCTGTTTTGATTACCCTCTGTATTTTATTCATAGTCACAACTGCGTCTGCAGGTGATGACACGACAGGCAATGACGTTAACGCTATGGAAGAGATTGTTGTTACTGCAACCCGTACGGAGATGCCGAAAAAAGAGGTTCCCCAGGTTGTGGATGTAATAACCTCTGAAGAGATTAAGGCGACTGCTGGAGATACACTTTCCGAACAGCTCAAGAAGAACAGCAATGTTGACGTTATCGAGTACCCGGGTGCACTTTCAGGGATCAGCATACGGGGCTTCAGACCTGAGTTTTCAGGGATTACAAAGCACTCGTTACTCCTTATCGACGGCCGGCCGGCCGGTGCCACCAACCTTGCCACTATCCTGATGGACAATGTAGAGCGCATAGAGGTGCTGAAGGGGCCGGCCTCTTCCCTTTACGGTGCTGAAGCAATGGGTGGTGTGATCAATATAATCACAAAGAAGACCATAGGCCCCCTCACAGGTTCTGCTGAATTGGGTGGAGGCAGTTTTGATACCAACTTTGAAAAGCTGGCTGCCGGAGGCCGTCTTGCCGATTGGCTCGATTTCGACCTGACACTTCGCAACTACACACAGGTGAGTGACATGAAACTGGGTGACGGAGAAGGTATCCGCCCCGGAACCTCGTACAAGACAAGGTATGGCTCGCTGCGTCTCGGCAGTGACCTCAGCCCCGGCTGGAGGCTGGATATCAAGGGTGATCTGTATAAGGGAATTGATATTGAAACGCCTGGAGCACTCTTTTACGGTGATCTTCAGCAGAGCCGGAAGGATATTGTGCGCTACGGAGGCGACATGCAGTTAAGAAGGGTTTGGGGTCAAAACGAGAGCAGGGTTACAGTCTTTGCCTCCAATGAAAGCAGTGAGTATTACAAGAAGTATGTCTATGATTACAGCGTTGGCTCCTATGTCCTTGCAGAGCCCTACAAGAATTACGAAAGTGCCACCAGGTGGCAGGGTGTGCAGATTCAAAATGCAACGCACTGGAGGACTCATCAGTTTACTGTTGGAGCCGATTACCAGGATATTGAGGAGGAACGTAAGAGCTACAAACAGGACGGAACCCGCAAGGCCCCTTATTCTCCTGATGATGAAAGGGAGAACTGGGCAGTCTTTGGCGACACATTATGGAAGTTTCTTGATAACAGACTCATACTGAATGCAGGGCTTCGTTATGATTACTTCAATGTGGAGACCAAGGAGACCCCGTACAAGACGGATTTTTATCCAGCCAGCGAAAACTTTGATACCATAAATCCAAGGTTTGGAATCAAGTACTTTATCTCTTCCATCCTGAACCTTCACAGCACGCTGGGCAAGGCCTTTGTGCCTCCTAATGCCTACCAGATGGCCGGATATTCCGAGCGGATCGTTGGTGGCACCACAATGATAACACAGGGAAACCCTGACCTCGGACCTGAGAAGAGCTGGACCTGGGATATAGGGGTTGGCCTTGACCGCAATGACTGGGGGCTTAGCCTGGATACAACCTATTTCCTGACAAGGGTGGACGACAAGATCACGCGGAAGAAGGACGGCAATATTACCACTTTTGAGAATGCGGCTGAGGCCAGAATGGAAGGGATGGAGGTTGAACTCAAATGGGATGCCGGAGTCTTCTTTAAATGGGACCGCTCTGTCAGTTTCTTTACCAATGCCACCAGGCTCTTTGAAGCAACAGAGAAGATACCCGGGGAAGAAGAGGACAATATTCATAACGTTGCCCGCTGGAAGGTGAACTACGGCCTCAGCTATGATGACGGCCGGGTCAACACAAGGCTGCTGGCCCGCTACGTTGGCAGCCGCAAGGATTATGACTGGTATACACCTGGATATCCCGAAATTACCTATAAAGGCTTTACTGTTGTTGACCTTGTTGCCGGTATTAAATTCAAAAAGCAGCAGGAGCTAACCCTTAAGGTCAACAATATCTTTGACGAGTATTATTATGAAAAACCGGAGTTTCCATTATCCGGACGGGCCTGGTATCTAAGCTACAGGGTTTCACTTTAG